A genomic segment from Priestia aryabhattai encodes:
- a CDS encoding site-specific integrase: protein MLIKGQQAVEPIRDPEKIRMMKEHLLHKSYRDYFLFVFGINSGLRISDILPLRVMDVRSADHLRFREQKTGHVRKIRIPHNLQQEIEKYTRHMADSDLLFPSRKGTSHVRRETAWRTINGAARACGIKGAIGTHTMRKTFGYHFYQRTKDVAMLQQIFGHSAPSVTLRYIGITDDMIDRTLEDFAL from the coding sequence ATGCTTATTAAAGGGCAGCAAGCCGTTGAACCCATTCGAGATCCAGAAAAGATTCGCATGATGAAAGAACATTTACTACATAAATCCTATCGCGATTATTTTCTTTTCGTCTTTGGTATCAATTCCGGGCTACGCATTAGCGATATTTTACCTTTAAGGGTTATGGATGTTCGGTCGGCCGATCATCTTCGTTTTCGAGAACAAAAAACAGGGCATGTACGAAAAATTCGGATTCCACATAACCTTCAACAAGAGATTGAAAAGTACACGCGCCATATGGCCGATTCTGACCTTCTTTTTCCTTCTCGTAAGGGTACAAGTCATGTTCGGCGAGAAACGGCCTGGAGGACCATTAACGGCGCTGCACGCGCGTGTGGTATTAAAGGGGCCATCGGTACCCATACCATGCGAAAAACATTTGGCTATCACTTCTACCAACGAACGAAAGATGTGGCCATGTTGCAACAAATCTTTGGCCATTCGGCGCCGTCTGTCACACTCCGATACATCGGGATTACAGATGACATGATTGATCGAACGTTAGAAGATTTTGCGTTATAA